The proteins below come from a single Rosa rugosa chromosome 2, drRosRugo1.1, whole genome shotgun sequence genomic window:
- the LOC133731866 gene encoding probable serine/threonine-protein kinase PBL18 isoform X1, which produces MGNLCFKPAKCAHASSNNFPVPPGGTKYNGKEQQDLASSNQDIPLGGPNPKALIAPNAADTCVPSTLKSFSFIDLKNATRNFRPDSLLGEGGFGWVFKGWIDANTLAPTRPGTGLVVAIKRLKRESFQGHKEWLFYTWQAEVNYLGQLHHENLVKLIGYCSESDNRLLVYEFMPKGSLENHLFRKGVQPIPWAMRMNIAIDVARGLSFLHSLDANVIYRDLKASNILLDSDFSAKLSDFGLARDGPTGDNTHVSTRVVGTRGYAAPEYVATGHLTPKSDVYSFGVVLLELLSGRRAMDDERAGSVEETLVDWAKPFLIDSKRVLRIMDTRLGGQYPKKAAQAAAALALQCLHTDPKNRPLMIDVLATLERLHSKEIVRTQQPKLTPHGVKHSNHLTR; this is translated from the exons ATGGGGAACTTGTGCTTTAAACCAGCAAAGTGTGCTCATGCTTCTTCCAACAACTTCCCTGTCCCTCCTG GAGGTACAAAGTACAATGGGAAGGAACAGCAGGATTTAGCATCCTCCAACCAGGACATACCATTGGGTGGTCCCAATCCTAAAGCTCTAATAGCACCCAATGCAGCTGATACATGTGTTCCTAGCACCCTTAAGTCCTTTAGTTTCATTGATCTCAAGAATGCTACTAGGAACTTCCGCCCAGATAGTCTGCTTGGAGAGGGAGGGTTTGGGTGGGTCTTCAAAGGCTGGATTGATGCAAACACCTTAGCTCCCACTAGACCAGGAACTGGCTTGGTGGTGGCTATCAAGAGGCTCAAGCGAGAAAGCTTTCAAGGTCACAAGGAATGGCTT TTCTACACTTGGCAGGCAGAAGTGAACTATCTTGGTCAGCTTCACCATGAAAATCTTGTTAAACTCATAGGGTATTGCTCAGAATCTGACAATAGACTTCTTGTTTACGAGTTTATGCCCAAGGGAAGTTTGGAGAATCATTTGTTTAGGA AAGGTGTACAGCCTATACCATGGGCTATGCGGATGAATATTGCAATTGATGTTGCAAGGGGGTTGTCCTTTTTACATAGTTTAGATGCTAATGTTATCTACCGTGACTTGAAGGCTTCCAACATTCTACTTGATTCA GATTTCAGTGCAAAGCTATCAGATTTTGGTTTAGCAAGGGACGGTCCTACTGGAGACAACACTCATGTTTCAACCAGAGTCGTGGGAACTAGAGGCTATGCTGCACCAGAATATGTTGCTACAG GTCACTTGACACCAAAGAGTGATGTGTACAGCTTCGGTGTCGTTCTGTTAGAGCTACTATCAGGAAGACGAGCAATGGATGATGAGAGAGCTGGGAGTGTGGAGGAAACACTGGTGGATTGGGCAAAGCCATTTTTGATTGATAGTAAACGAGTTCTGAGAATCATGGACACAAGGTTGGGGGGTCAATATCCGAAGAAAGCCGCCCAAGCTGCAGCTGCACTTGCTTTGCAGTGTCTTCATACAGATCCAAAGAATAGGCCACTCATGATCGATGTTCTAGCCACATTGGAACGACTCCACTCAAAGGAGATAGTGCGGACTCAACAACCTAAACTAACCCCTCATGGGGTTAAGCATTCGAACCATCTCACAAGATAA
- the LOC133731866 gene encoding probable serine/threonine-protein kinase PBL18 isoform X2, which yields MGNLCFKPAKCAHASSNNFPVPPGGTKYNGKEQQDLASSNQDIPLGGPNPKALIAPNAADTCVPSTLKSFSFIDLKNATRNFRPDSLLGEGGFGWVFKGWIDANTLAPTRPGTGLVVAIKRLKRESFQGHKEWLFYTWQAEVNYLGQLHHENLVKLIGYCSESDNRLLVYEFMPKGSLENHLFRSVQPIPWAMRMNIAIDVARGLSFLHSLDANVIYRDLKASNILLDSDFSAKLSDFGLARDGPTGDNTHVSTRVVGTRGYAAPEYVATGHLTPKSDVYSFGVVLLELLSGRRAMDDERAGSVEETLVDWAKPFLIDSKRVLRIMDTRLGGQYPKKAAQAAAALALQCLHTDPKNRPLMIDVLATLERLHSKEIVRTQQPKLTPHGVKHSNHLTR from the exons ATGGGGAACTTGTGCTTTAAACCAGCAAAGTGTGCTCATGCTTCTTCCAACAACTTCCCTGTCCCTCCTG GAGGTACAAAGTACAATGGGAAGGAACAGCAGGATTTAGCATCCTCCAACCAGGACATACCATTGGGTGGTCCCAATCCTAAAGCTCTAATAGCACCCAATGCAGCTGATACATGTGTTCCTAGCACCCTTAAGTCCTTTAGTTTCATTGATCTCAAGAATGCTACTAGGAACTTCCGCCCAGATAGTCTGCTTGGAGAGGGAGGGTTTGGGTGGGTCTTCAAAGGCTGGATTGATGCAAACACCTTAGCTCCCACTAGACCAGGAACTGGCTTGGTGGTGGCTATCAAGAGGCTCAAGCGAGAAAGCTTTCAAGGTCACAAGGAATGGCTT TTCTACACTTGGCAGGCAGAAGTGAACTATCTTGGTCAGCTTCACCATGAAAATCTTGTTAAACTCATAGGGTATTGCTCAGAATCTGACAATAGACTTCTTGTTTACGAGTTTATGCCCAAGGGAAGTTTGGAGAATCATTTGTTTAGGA GTGTACAGCCTATACCATGGGCTATGCGGATGAATATTGCAATTGATGTTGCAAGGGGGTTGTCCTTTTTACATAGTTTAGATGCTAATGTTATCTACCGTGACTTGAAGGCTTCCAACATTCTACTTGATTCA GATTTCAGTGCAAAGCTATCAGATTTTGGTTTAGCAAGGGACGGTCCTACTGGAGACAACACTCATGTTTCAACCAGAGTCGTGGGAACTAGAGGCTATGCTGCACCAGAATATGTTGCTACAG GTCACTTGACACCAAAGAGTGATGTGTACAGCTTCGGTGTCGTTCTGTTAGAGCTACTATCAGGAAGACGAGCAATGGATGATGAGAGAGCTGGGAGTGTGGAGGAAACACTGGTGGATTGGGCAAAGCCATTTTTGATTGATAGTAAACGAGTTCTGAGAATCATGGACACAAGGTTGGGGGGTCAATATCCGAAGAAAGCCGCCCAAGCTGCAGCTGCACTTGCTTTGCAGTGTCTTCATACAGATCCAAAGAATAGGCCACTCATGATCGATGTTCTAGCCACATTGGAACGACTCCACTCAAAGGAGATAGTGCGGACTCAACAACCTAAACTAACCCCTCATGGGGTTAAGCATTCGAACCATCTCACAAGATAA
- the LOC133731866 gene encoding probable serine/threonine-protein kinase PBL18 isoform X3 — translation MGNLCFKPAKCAHASSNNFPVPPGGTKYNGKEQQDLASSNQDIPLGGPNPKALIAPNAADTCVPSTLKSFSFIDLKNATRNFRPDSLLGEGGFGWVFKGWIDANTLAPTRPGTGLVVAIKRLKRESFQGHKEWLAEVNYLGQLHHENLVKLIGYCSESDNRLLVYEFMPKGSLENHLFRKGVQPIPWAMRMNIAIDVARGLSFLHSLDANVIYRDLKASNILLDSDFSAKLSDFGLARDGPTGDNTHVSTRVVGTRGYAAPEYVATGHLTPKSDVYSFGVVLLELLSGRRAMDDERAGSVEETLVDWAKPFLIDSKRVLRIMDTRLGGQYPKKAAQAAAALALQCLHTDPKNRPLMIDVLATLERLHSKEIVRTQQPKLTPHGVKHSNHLTR, via the exons ATGGGGAACTTGTGCTTTAAACCAGCAAAGTGTGCTCATGCTTCTTCCAACAACTTCCCTGTCCCTCCTG GAGGTACAAAGTACAATGGGAAGGAACAGCAGGATTTAGCATCCTCCAACCAGGACATACCATTGGGTGGTCCCAATCCTAAAGCTCTAATAGCACCCAATGCAGCTGATACATGTGTTCCTAGCACCCTTAAGTCCTTTAGTTTCATTGATCTCAAGAATGCTACTAGGAACTTCCGCCCAGATAGTCTGCTTGGAGAGGGAGGGTTTGGGTGGGTCTTCAAAGGCTGGATTGATGCAAACACCTTAGCTCCCACTAGACCAGGAACTGGCTTGGTGGTGGCTATCAAGAGGCTCAAGCGAGAAAGCTTTCAAGGTCACAAGGAATGGCTT GCAGAAGTGAACTATCTTGGTCAGCTTCACCATGAAAATCTTGTTAAACTCATAGGGTATTGCTCAGAATCTGACAATAGACTTCTTGTTTACGAGTTTATGCCCAAGGGAAGTTTGGAGAATCATTTGTTTAGGA AAGGTGTACAGCCTATACCATGGGCTATGCGGATGAATATTGCAATTGATGTTGCAAGGGGGTTGTCCTTTTTACATAGTTTAGATGCTAATGTTATCTACCGTGACTTGAAGGCTTCCAACATTCTACTTGATTCA GATTTCAGTGCAAAGCTATCAGATTTTGGTTTAGCAAGGGACGGTCCTACTGGAGACAACACTCATGTTTCAACCAGAGTCGTGGGAACTAGAGGCTATGCTGCACCAGAATATGTTGCTACAG GTCACTTGACACCAAAGAGTGATGTGTACAGCTTCGGTGTCGTTCTGTTAGAGCTACTATCAGGAAGACGAGCAATGGATGATGAGAGAGCTGGGAGTGTGGAGGAAACACTGGTGGATTGGGCAAAGCCATTTTTGATTGATAGTAAACGAGTTCTGAGAATCATGGACACAAGGTTGGGGGGTCAATATCCGAAGAAAGCCGCCCAAGCTGCAGCTGCACTTGCTTTGCAGTGTCTTCATACAGATCCAAAGAATAGGCCACTCATGATCGATGTTCTAGCCACATTGGAACGACTCCACTCAAAGGAGATAGTGCGGACTCAACAACCTAAACTAACCCCTCATGGGGTTAAGCATTCGAACCATCTCACAAGATAA
- the LOC133731866 gene encoding probable serine/threonine-protein kinase PBL18 isoform X4, protein MGNLCFKPAKCAHASSNNFPVPPGGTKYNGKEQQDLASSNQDIPLGGPNPKALIAPNAADTCVPSTLKSFSFIDLKNATRNFRPDSLLGEGGFGWVFKGWIDANTLAPTRPGTGLVVAIKRLKRESFQGHKEWLAEVNYLGQLHHENLVKLIGYCSESDNRLLVYEFMPKGSLENHLFRSVQPIPWAMRMNIAIDVARGLSFLHSLDANVIYRDLKASNILLDSDFSAKLSDFGLARDGPTGDNTHVSTRVVGTRGYAAPEYVATGHLTPKSDVYSFGVVLLELLSGRRAMDDERAGSVEETLVDWAKPFLIDSKRVLRIMDTRLGGQYPKKAAQAAAALALQCLHTDPKNRPLMIDVLATLERLHSKEIVRTQQPKLTPHGVKHSNHLTR, encoded by the exons ATGGGGAACTTGTGCTTTAAACCAGCAAAGTGTGCTCATGCTTCTTCCAACAACTTCCCTGTCCCTCCTG GAGGTACAAAGTACAATGGGAAGGAACAGCAGGATTTAGCATCCTCCAACCAGGACATACCATTGGGTGGTCCCAATCCTAAAGCTCTAATAGCACCCAATGCAGCTGATACATGTGTTCCTAGCACCCTTAAGTCCTTTAGTTTCATTGATCTCAAGAATGCTACTAGGAACTTCCGCCCAGATAGTCTGCTTGGAGAGGGAGGGTTTGGGTGGGTCTTCAAAGGCTGGATTGATGCAAACACCTTAGCTCCCACTAGACCAGGAACTGGCTTGGTGGTGGCTATCAAGAGGCTCAAGCGAGAAAGCTTTCAAGGTCACAAGGAATGGCTT GCAGAAGTGAACTATCTTGGTCAGCTTCACCATGAAAATCTTGTTAAACTCATAGGGTATTGCTCAGAATCTGACAATAGACTTCTTGTTTACGAGTTTATGCCCAAGGGAAGTTTGGAGAATCATTTGTTTAGGA GTGTACAGCCTATACCATGGGCTATGCGGATGAATATTGCAATTGATGTTGCAAGGGGGTTGTCCTTTTTACATAGTTTAGATGCTAATGTTATCTACCGTGACTTGAAGGCTTCCAACATTCTACTTGATTCA GATTTCAGTGCAAAGCTATCAGATTTTGGTTTAGCAAGGGACGGTCCTACTGGAGACAACACTCATGTTTCAACCAGAGTCGTGGGAACTAGAGGCTATGCTGCACCAGAATATGTTGCTACAG GTCACTTGACACCAAAGAGTGATGTGTACAGCTTCGGTGTCGTTCTGTTAGAGCTACTATCAGGAAGACGAGCAATGGATGATGAGAGAGCTGGGAGTGTGGAGGAAACACTGGTGGATTGGGCAAAGCCATTTTTGATTGATAGTAAACGAGTTCTGAGAATCATGGACACAAGGTTGGGGGGTCAATATCCGAAGAAAGCCGCCCAAGCTGCAGCTGCACTTGCTTTGCAGTGTCTTCATACAGATCCAAAGAATAGGCCACTCATGATCGATGTTCTAGCCACATTGGAACGACTCCACTCAAAGGAGATAGTGCGGACTCAACAACCTAAACTAACCCCTCATGGGGTTAAGCATTCGAACCATCTCACAAGATAA